One Streptomyces sp. RPA4-2 genomic window carries:
- the gatC gene encoding Asp-tRNA(Asn)/Glu-tRNA(Gln) amidotransferase subunit GatC, with product MPGITREEVAHLARLARLELKAEELDHFAGQLDDIIGAVARVSEVADQDVPPTSHPLPLTNVMRADEVRPSLTPEQALSGAPAQEQQRFKVPQILGED from the coding sequence ATGCCTGGCATCACGCGCGAGGAGGTCGCCCACCTCGCACGGCTGGCGCGTCTGGAGCTGAAGGCGGAAGAGCTCGACCACTTCGCCGGCCAGCTCGACGACATCATCGGCGCGGTCGCCCGCGTCAGCGAGGTCGCCGACCAAGACGTACCGCCGACCTCCCACCCGCTGCCGCTGACGAACGTCATGCGCGCGGACGAGGTCCGCCCGTCGCTCACCCCCGAGCAGGCGCTCTCCGGCGCCCCGGCCCAGGAGCAGCAGCGTTTCAAGGTGCCGCAGATCCTGGGGGAGGACTAA